One genomic window of Myxococcus xanthus includes the following:
- a CDS encoding FtsX-like permease family protein has translation MTLWSLTVQGVLARPRSWVVGLLAAGAAALLTPGVSLMGSIHDGTRRSLIESGAGDLQVYAAASTGTPQVVVGPGGVPDLQPIPDYGALEPRLRDLPGIQEVVPLELGMGAVFRGNALDEKLAVLREAARAPASEERDARLRRLGEDLRLTLARVARNADRRSEAFAEEPAFADDLRVLRDAAEPAFWERLTEDPQGLLEVLENRVARQAGEGEELPVDYLGTDVARFARAFPRFELVSGQLPPPGTRGLVMGHATYEQHFKHPIAVRMDTLRRERERGLTLAEDEQLRTLVERNVAEVPDLVARLDIERATALQAGLARVLGEPGELEALLARFLSVDDANFDTRFGQFYGELAPSLPLYRLKPGDVLSLKTPLESGTAVPVRVFGIFRFRGLGGDDGRVNTMSVVDLVTARHLSGRFTQAQQDEARALFETFGMEGEAMAPPESLDAFHPPDIVDAEAQTAHTEQAPVFERARALPETFSEDELSRGTVLQAAVVLAPGASAEDVAARMRALPGGEALATVGWQEAGGLLGGLVVMLQAVLLLFALLMSSFVALVAAGTLLLLARERVAEVGTLRAVGMQRREVFTSLLLEGSLLGGIGSVLGAVLGAALLWLATGDGVAVEDGSLQFFLGGPVLRPALALGGTVAVVVAVTAVVLLATLVPAWRGSAVEPIEAMRKGEG, from the coding sequence GTGACGCTGTGGTCGCTCACTGTTCAAGGTGTGCTGGCCCGCCCCCGAAGCTGGGTGGTGGGGCTGCTGGCGGCAGGCGCGGCGGCGCTGCTGACGCCGGGTGTGTCGTTGATGGGTAGCATCCATGACGGCACGCGGCGAAGTCTCATCGAGAGCGGCGCGGGGGACCTCCAGGTCTACGCCGCCGCCTCCACGGGAACGCCCCAGGTCGTGGTGGGGCCAGGGGGCGTCCCGGACCTGCAACCCATTCCGGACTACGGCGCCCTGGAGCCGCGGCTGCGCGACCTCCCCGGCATCCAGGAGGTGGTGCCGCTGGAGCTGGGCATGGGCGCTGTGTTCCGTGGCAACGCCCTGGATGAAAAGCTGGCGGTGTTGCGCGAGGCGGCGCGGGCGCCGGCCTCCGAGGAACGGGACGCACGGCTGCGCCGTCTGGGCGAGGACCTGCGGCTGACGCTGGCGCGGGTGGCGCGCAACGCGGATCGCCGGAGCGAGGCCTTCGCGGAAGAGCCCGCCTTCGCGGATGACCTGCGCGTGCTGCGGGACGCGGCCGAGCCCGCCTTCTGGGAGCGGCTCACCGAGGACCCACAGGGCCTGCTGGAGGTGTTGGAGAACCGCGTGGCGCGGCAAGCGGGCGAGGGTGAAGAGCTTCCGGTGGACTACCTGGGCACGGACGTGGCGCGCTTCGCCCGGGCCTTCCCGCGCTTCGAGCTCGTCTCCGGGCAGCTTCCTCCGCCAGGGACGCGGGGCCTCGTCATGGGGCACGCGACGTACGAGCAGCACTTCAAGCACCCCATCGCCGTGCGCATGGACACGCTGCGCCGCGAGCGCGAGCGGGGCCTCACGTTGGCGGAGGACGAGCAGCTGCGCACGCTGGTGGAGCGCAACGTCGCGGAGGTGCCGGACCTGGTGGCTCGCCTGGACATCGAGCGCGCCACGGCGCTCCAGGCCGGACTGGCCCGCGTGCTGGGCGAGCCGGGCGAACTGGAGGCCCTGCTGGCGCGCTTCCTCTCGGTGGACGACGCCAACTTCGACACCCGCTTCGGACAGTTCTACGGGGAGCTGGCGCCCTCGCTGCCGCTGTACCGGCTCAAGCCCGGGGACGTGCTGTCACTGAAGACGCCGCTGGAGAGTGGCACCGCCGTGCCAGTGCGAGTCTTCGGCATCTTCCGCTTCCGGGGCCTGGGCGGCGACGACGGCCGGGTCAACACCATGAGCGTGGTGGACCTCGTCACGGCGCGGCACCTGTCTGGCCGCTTCACCCAGGCACAGCAGGACGAGGCGCGGGCGCTGTTCGAGACCTTTGGCATGGAAGGGGAGGCCATGGCGCCCCCCGAGTCCCTGGACGCCTTCCATCCGCCTGACATCGTGGACGCGGAGGCGCAGACGGCGCACACCGAACAGGCCCCGGTCTTCGAGCGTGCTCGGGCCCTGCCGGAGACCTTCTCCGAGGACGAGCTCTCACGCGGCACGGTGTTGCAGGCCGCGGTGGTGCTGGCGCCCGGCGCCTCCGCCGAGGACGTCGCGGCCCGCATGCGCGCGCTGCCCGGTGGTGAAGCGCTGGCCACGGTGGGTTGGCAGGAGGCGGGTGGGTTGCTGGGCGGTCTGGTGGTGATGCTCCAGGCGGTGCTGCTGCTCTTCGCGCTGTTGATGTCCTCCTTCGTCGCGCTGGTCGCCGCTGGAACGCTGCTGCTGCTGGCGCGGGAACGCGTGGCGGAGGTCGGCACGCTGCGCGCGGTGGGAATGCAACGTCGCGAGGTCTTCACCTCGCTGCTGCTGGAAGGGTCGCTGCTGGGCGGTATCGGCAGCGTCCTGGGCGCGGTGCTGGGCGCGGCGTTGTTGTGGCTTGCGACCGGAGACGGCGTGGCGGTGGAGGATGGCTCCCTGCAGTTCTTCCTGGGCGGCCCCGTGCTGCGTCCAGCGCTGGCGCTGGGCGGAACCGTGGCCGTGGTGGTGGCGGTGACGGCCGTGGTGCTGCTGGCGACACTGGTACCGGCCTGGCGAGGCAGCGCGGTGGAGCCCATCGAAGCCATGCGGAAGGGCGAGGGCTGA
- a CDS encoding ABC transporter permease, with protein MRALLQIAFRNLLAHRERGLLLLIVLAGASAVLVGVMSVSAGVARAQREAVRTFLAGDLNVGGYFKEHPDSIFPVVGDTSRVRSVLQPHVPAECQVRERGRGSATAGAGRHRVRSYLMSLDVAAEGNAGFRVRTGSLEALAKPRTVALSTSLAERLQVEVGELATLFVQMPGGKRNAVDVEVVALLERAGVLGESAGLLVSNAMLRELYGFRPDSASVIQLLCGDGTELEPLAGTLRGALQKAGYEVLPPAHEAYGDKLGPLLREGWAGQKLDVSTWEDEAAFLDFVGQGLGLLLVLVGAVVFGVVVVGLFVSLNVSVRERTREIGTLRAMGMQRRSLVAAFMLEGLLVGWAASLVGAGMAAGLGVLLRDVLPVPDALSTLFFSGTLPLAPTLGHVVAAVLLVTLGAGLASIVPAFRAASLPPRSAMESL; from the coding sequence ATGCGCGCACTTCTCCAGATTGCCTTCCGAAATCTCCTGGCCCACCGCGAGCGGGGACTGTTGCTGCTCATCGTGCTCGCGGGCGCCAGCGCCGTGCTGGTGGGCGTGATGTCCGTGAGCGCGGGCGTCGCCCGGGCGCAGCGCGAGGCCGTGAGGACCTTCCTCGCGGGCGACCTCAACGTCGGGGGCTACTTCAAGGAGCATCCCGACTCCATCTTCCCCGTGGTGGGTGACACCTCGCGGGTCCGCTCCGTCCTCCAGCCGCACGTGCCCGCGGAGTGCCAGGTGCGCGAGCGGGGCCGGGGCTCGGCCACCGCGGGTGCGGGACGGCACCGGGTGCGCTCGTACCTGATGAGCCTGGACGTCGCGGCCGAGGGCAACGCGGGCTTCCGGGTGCGCACCGGTTCGCTGGAAGCCCTCGCGAAGCCACGCACGGTGGCGCTGTCCACGTCGCTGGCGGAGCGGCTCCAGGTGGAGGTGGGCGAGCTGGCCACGCTCTTCGTGCAGATGCCGGGCGGCAAGCGCAACGCGGTGGACGTGGAGGTGGTGGCCCTGCTGGAGCGCGCGGGTGTCCTGGGCGAGTCCGCGGGGTTGCTGGTGTCCAACGCGATGCTGCGCGAGCTGTATGGCTTCCGTCCGGACTCGGCCAGCGTGATTCAGCTCCTCTGCGGCGACGGCACGGAGCTGGAGCCGCTGGCGGGGACGCTGCGTGGCGCGCTCCAGAAGGCCGGCTACGAGGTGCTGCCGCCCGCGCACGAGGCCTACGGCGACAAGCTGGGGCCCCTGCTGCGCGAGGGCTGGGCGGGCCAGAAGCTGGACGTGAGTACCTGGGAGGACGAGGCGGCCTTCCTCGACTTCGTGGGGCAGGGCCTGGGGCTGCTGCTGGTGCTGGTCGGCGCGGTGGTGTTCGGCGTCGTGGTGGTGGGGCTCTTCGTCTCGCTCAACGTGTCGGTCCGCGAGCGCACGCGGGAGATTGGAACGCTGCGCGCCATGGGCATGCAGCGCCGCTCGCTGGTGGCCGCCTTCATGCTGGAGGGGCTGCTGGTGGGGTGGGCGGCCTCGCTCGTGGGCGCTGGCATGGCGGCGGGGCTGGGGGTGCTCCTGCGCGACGTGCTGCCAGTGCCGGACGCGCTCTCCACCCTGTTCTTCAGCGGCACGTTGCCGCTGGCGCCCACCTTGGGGCACGTGGTGGCCGCGGTGCTCCTGGTGACGCTGGGCGCGGGCCTGGCTTCCATCGTCCCGGCTTTCCGGGCCGCTTCGCTTCCTCCTCGTTCCGCCATGGAGTCCTTGTGA
- a CDS encoding SDR family NAD(P)-dependent oxidoreductase → MESRASMVQLVEEFLRAEARVRDVWVSPEVAWVVPRRAVRAAELDALLHERLGPDVPAVALVDALPRLDSGDVDAAALRQSMPPVPARLQALEDALRQQGIEAVALVGTRRDGEVHTPLDALLPAALRLKAGGVAPVSSAQAPARIDAGGRPSLIDSGPRSMPAGAPRTLVELLQQAVAHAPGHVITFIDVQGQRETLTFAALWDEALRLWGGLRARGAKTGDRVMLAMERPGDFVRGFWACTLGGVVPVPLALPASLERSQPGVARLISVSERLGTPWLLTEARATAPLSEAGLRALSLQSLSGAEPGPLAAVDPEAPAILSFTSGSTGRPKGVVLKHANLMAMGEGMVAGGWYLPGDVGVSWMPLDHVAGTSYPHLLALRTRTPHVLVARDYVLADVLRWLDLLSEFGGTMSWAPNFAYGLVADRLEREERRAWRLEQVRVLASGGESVLPATLRRFSEPLRDSGLREDAVCPAWGMAETSSFFSMTRGVRTHPVEAATELGPPPVGAALRVVDDTDAVVPEGQVGHLQARGEQVLSGYLDDAELNARSFTADGWFRTGDMAVIQDGQMSIAGRQKEVLILHGNNVYPQDIEEVVESVPGVLPSYTVACPTRSGAAQTDELAVCFVPTPDAPPLAELLRSIREKVGRVLGFHVAHLLPLAREQVPRTELGKRGRTELRRRFEAGELGAEYHRSLSVLGGPATMPPCLAVSRWVPRPLATRVGTRGAVVVIADEAFAGALREQADGYEVVRVAPEASGELVRAIEALAERSVPCGDVVVLLPEAQEVPAVRESVLRGEMTAADGRFQDAAARAPGGGVSGGVAAPDQGTASDGAMQAAPVAHLAVPVQGTASDAVPQAAVASRMAPLLHALQSLARRGEGAPVVRVLAVLPESGGDDAASLAALLTPGLLWTAAAEVPGLEARVAWTPPDASATAHAVARELASQDAAREVAWREGTRWERVFTPWTPPPLAAPQRLKRGGLYLVTGALGGLGREWARQLRQGLDARLLLVGRRPHGPEARALESELGTAKYVSVDVTNEVALRNAVRDAEAHFGQSLDGAFHFAGTLTPVALEHETPETLVQGAAAHALGARAIATVLKDRPQAVCVFAASLMGTLGAGRHAAYCAGTAFLERFAERLTAQGRHAVAVSLSQVRETGLARSLGAAPPGYRVLEPSQALASVALAVEHMPAHLLSGVVGAAWPWRQAGLGEGQGLDAAHVFLVQRPGDVPPEGLSDAVLHSLPEWPCRADGAVDREALAADLSGAGDGAAAGPFETVVMDAFHEVLGAQGVGVGSDFFTLGGSSLQATRVVARINERTGLQLREVALFEHPTATALAEHVRRVVDLTQLDISVLSDAQVDLLLRVLEPT, encoded by the coding sequence ATGGAATCACGCGCGTCGATGGTGCAACTCGTCGAGGAGTTCCTGCGTGCGGAAGCGCGCGTCCGTGACGTCTGGGTGTCGCCCGAAGTGGCCTGGGTGGTGCCTCGGCGCGCGGTGCGAGCGGCTGAACTGGACGCACTGCTTCACGAGCGCCTGGGGCCGGATGTTCCCGCCGTGGCGCTGGTGGACGCGCTGCCCCGGCTCGACTCCGGCGATGTGGACGCGGCGGCGCTGCGCCAGAGCATGCCGCCCGTGCCCGCGAGGCTTCAGGCCCTGGAGGACGCGCTCCGGCAACAGGGCATCGAGGCGGTGGCGCTCGTGGGGACCCGGCGGGACGGGGAGGTCCACACGCCGCTGGACGCCTTGCTTCCCGCCGCGCTGCGACTGAAGGCGGGGGGCGTGGCGCCCGTGTCTTCGGCTCAGGCTCCGGCGCGGATTGATGCGGGAGGCCGGCCTTCCCTCATCGATTCAGGACCGCGCAGCATGCCCGCGGGAGCGCCGCGGACGCTCGTCGAACTGCTCCAGCAGGCCGTGGCGCACGCTCCCGGTCATGTCATCACCTTCATCGACGTACAGGGGCAGCGGGAGACGCTGACGTTCGCCGCGCTCTGGGACGAGGCGCTCCGGCTGTGGGGAGGTCTGCGGGCGCGGGGCGCGAAGACGGGTGACAGGGTGATGCTCGCGATGGAGCGCCCGGGCGACTTCGTGCGTGGCTTCTGGGCCTGCACGCTCGGCGGCGTGGTGCCGGTGCCGCTGGCGCTGCCGGCGTCGCTGGAGCGCTCGCAGCCTGGCGTCGCGCGGCTCATCTCGGTGTCGGAGCGGTTGGGAACACCGTGGCTGCTCACGGAGGCGAGGGCCACGGCGCCGCTGTCGGAGGCGGGGCTGCGCGCCCTGTCGCTGCAATCCCTGTCGGGCGCGGAGCCGGGGCCCCTCGCGGCCGTGGACCCGGAGGCGCCCGCCATCCTCTCCTTCACGTCTGGGAGCACCGGGCGTCCCAAGGGCGTGGTGTTGAAGCACGCCAACCTGATGGCGATGGGCGAGGGGATGGTGGCCGGCGGTTGGTACCTGCCTGGGGACGTGGGCGTGAGCTGGATGCCCTTGGACCACGTGGCGGGGACGAGCTACCCCCACCTGCTCGCGCTGCGCACCCGCACGCCCCATGTGCTGGTGGCGCGCGACTACGTCCTGGCGGACGTGCTGCGCTGGCTGGATTTGCTCTCGGAGTTCGGCGGGACGATGAGCTGGGCCCCCAACTTCGCCTACGGCCTGGTGGCGGATCGGCTGGAGCGCGAGGAGCGCCGCGCGTGGCGGCTGGAGCAGGTGCGGGTGCTGGCCTCTGGTGGCGAGTCCGTGCTGCCCGCGACGCTCCGGCGCTTCTCCGAGCCCCTGCGCGACAGCGGACTGCGCGAGGACGCGGTGTGCCCGGCCTGGGGCATGGCGGAGACGTCGTCCTTCTTCTCGATGACGCGGGGCGTGCGGACCCATCCCGTGGAAGCGGCGACGGAGCTGGGACCGCCTCCGGTGGGCGCGGCCCTGCGTGTGGTGGACGACACCGACGCGGTGGTTCCCGAAGGTCAGGTCGGCCACCTGCAGGCCCGGGGTGAGCAGGTGCTGTCCGGCTACCTGGATGACGCGGAACTCAACGCGCGCTCCTTCACGGCTGATGGCTGGTTTCGCACCGGGGACATGGCCGTGATTCAGGACGGGCAGATGTCCATCGCGGGGCGCCAGAAGGAGGTCCTCATCCTCCACGGCAACAACGTCTACCCGCAGGACATCGAGGAGGTGGTGGAGTCGGTGCCTGGCGTGCTGCCGTCGTACACCGTGGCCTGCCCGACGCGGAGCGGTGCGGCACAGACGGATGAACTGGCTGTCTGCTTCGTGCCCACGCCGGATGCGCCGCCGCTGGCGGAGTTGCTGCGGAGCATCCGGGAGAAGGTGGGCCGGGTGCTCGGCTTCCATGTCGCGCACCTGTTGCCCCTGGCGCGCGAGCAGGTGCCGCGCACGGAGCTGGGGAAGCGGGGTCGCACCGAATTGCGGCGCCGTTTCGAGGCGGGCGAGCTGGGGGCCGAGTATCACCGCTCGCTGAGCGTCCTGGGCGGACCCGCCACGATGCCGCCGTGCCTGGCGGTGTCCCGGTGGGTGCCTCGGCCGCTGGCGACCAGGGTGGGAACACGCGGTGCCGTGGTCGTCATCGCGGACGAAGCCTTCGCCGGGGCATTGCGCGAACAGGCCGACGGCTACGAGGTGGTGCGGGTGGCGCCGGAGGCGAGCGGTGAGCTCGTTCGTGCCATTGAGGCCCTTGCGGAGCGCAGTGTGCCCTGTGGCGACGTGGTGGTGCTGCTGCCGGAGGCGCAGGAGGTGCCCGCGGTCCGTGAGTCTGTGCTTCGCGGGGAGATGACGGCTGCGGATGGGCGCTTCCAGGACGCTGCCGCCAGAGCGCCTGGCGGAGGCGTGTCCGGGGGCGTTGCCGCACCTGACCAGGGCACGGCCTCGGACGGCGCGATGCAGGCGGCGCCGGTCGCGCATCTGGCTGTGCCGGTTCAAGGCACGGCCTCGGATGCCGTGCCGCAAGCGGCGGTGGCCTCTCGCATGGCGCCACTGCTTCATGCGCTCCAGTCCCTGGCCAGGCGAGGCGAGGGCGCTCCGGTCGTGCGCGTGCTCGCGGTGCTTCCGGAGTCGGGAGGGGACGACGCGGCTTCGCTGGCTGCCTTGCTGACGCCGGGCCTGCTCTGGACCGCTGCGGCGGAGGTTCCGGGGCTGGAAGCGCGGGTGGCATGGACGCCACCGGATGCATCCGCCACCGCCCATGCTGTCGCCCGCGAACTCGCCTCCCAGGATGCCGCGCGCGAGGTGGCGTGGCGGGAAGGCACGCGTTGGGAGCGCGTCTTCACCCCATGGACGCCGCCACCGCTCGCGGCGCCCCAGCGCCTCAAGCGGGGAGGGCTCTACCTGGTAACAGGCGCGCTCGGTGGCCTGGGACGTGAGTGGGCACGTCAGCTGCGGCAGGGCCTGGACGCCCGGCTGCTGCTCGTGGGGCGGCGCCCTCATGGTCCCGAGGCAAGGGCGCTGGAGTCCGAGCTGGGCACCGCGAAGTATGTCTCCGTGGACGTCACGAACGAGGTCGCGCTTCGGAATGCCGTGCGCGACGCGGAGGCGCACTTCGGTCAGTCGCTCGACGGCGCCTTCCACTTCGCGGGCACGCTGACGCCCGTCGCGTTGGAGCACGAGACGCCGGAGACACTGGTACAAGGCGCCGCCGCACATGCACTGGGCGCGAGGGCCATCGCGACCGTCTTGAAGGACAGGCCCCAAGCCGTCTGCGTCTTCGCGGCGTCGTTGATGGGAACGCTGGGCGCGGGCCGCCACGCGGCCTACTGCGCTGGCACGGCCTTCCTCGAACGGTTCGCCGAGCGGCTGACCGCACAGGGCCGCCACGCGGTGGCGGTATCGCTGAGCCAGGTGCGGGAGACGGGGCTCGCGCGCTCACTGGGGGCCGCGCCGCCGGGGTACCGGGTGCTGGAGCCATCCCAGGCCCTGGCCTCCGTGGCCTTGGCGGTGGAGCACATGCCCGCGCACCTGCTGTCAGGCGTGGTGGGGGCGGCCTGGCCCTGGCGTCAGGCGGGATTGGGCGAGGGGCAGGGCCTGGACGCGGCCCATGTCTTCCTGGTGCAGCGGCCGGGAGACGTCCCGCCCGAGGGACTCTCCGACGCGGTACTCCATTCCCTGCCGGAATGGCCCTGCCGAGCGGACGGCGCGGTGGACCGTGAGGCCCTGGCCGCCGACCTCTCCGGGGCGGGGGACGGAGCCGCCGCCGGGCCATTCGAGACGGTGGTGATGGACGCCTTCCACGAGGTGCTCGGAGCCCAGGGCGTGGGCGTCGGTTCTGACTTCTTCACGCTGGGCGGCAGCTCGCTCCAGGCCACCCGGGTGGTGGCGCGCATCAACGAGCGCACCGGCCTGCAACTGCGCGAGGTGGCCCTGTTCGAGCACCCCACGGCCACGGCGTTGGCGGAGCACGTGCGGCGCGTGGTGGACCTGACGCAGTTGGACATCTCGGTGCTCAGCGACGCGCAGGTGGACCTGCTCCTGCGCGTGCTGGAGCCCACGTGA